A single genomic interval of Zobellia nedashkovskayae harbors:
- a CDS encoding NADP-dependent malic enzyme, translating to MGNEKLRREALIYHAKPQPGKIKIVPTKPYSTQRDLALAYSPGVAEPCLEIAKDKENAYKYTSKGNLVAIISNGTAVLGLGNIGPEASKPVMEGKGLLFKIFADIDGIDIEVDTEDVDKFVETVKMIAPTFGGINLEDIKAPEAFEIERRLKEELDIPVMHDDQHGTAIISAAALLNALELSEKKMSEARIVISGAGAAAVSCTKLYKAFGAKAENIVMLDSKGVIRKDAENLSASKKEFATDRKIDTLSEAMVDADVFVGLSIADIVTADMLLTMAKNPIVFAMANPDPEVSYDLAVKTRKDIIMATGRSDHPNQVNNVLGFPFIFRGALDVRATTINEEMKMAAVKALADLTKQPVPEQVNIAYGETRLTFGKEYIIPKPFDQRLIAEIPPAVAKAAMDSGVAKNPIDDWGRYKEELLQRSGNDNKVVRLLHNRAKMNKKRIVFAEADHLDVLKTAQIVYEEGIAEPILLGRKEVILELKKEIDFDADIEILDPTSNEFDEKHIRYATKFWESRKRSGTTLYSAKIRMRQRNYFGAMMVLEGDADGMISGYSRAYPTVVKPIFEVIGRASNVKKVSTVNIMITDKGPLFLSDTSINIDPNAEEIAEIAQNAANVAATFGFEPVLALLSYANFGSSSHPHAKKVREAVRILHERNPDLIVDGEIQTDFALNKELLQSQFPFSKLAGKKVNTLIFPNLEAANITYKLLKELNQADSIGPIMVGLRRSVHILQLGASVDEMVNMTAVAVIDAQEREKRKKAKSTKA from the coding sequence ATGGGCAATGAAAAACTGAGAAGGGAAGCATTGATATATCATGCTAAACCGCAGCCTGGAAAAATAAAAATCGTTCCTACAAAACCGTATTCTACACAACGCGATCTGGCTTTGGCCTATTCGCCAGGTGTAGCAGAACCTTGTCTTGAAATTGCGAAGGATAAAGAGAATGCATATAAGTATACGTCTAAAGGTAACCTTGTTGCTATCATATCTAACGGTACGGCTGTTTTGGGTCTGGGAAATATTGGTCCAGAAGCCTCTAAACCTGTTATGGAAGGTAAAGGTTTGTTATTCAAGATTTTTGCTGATATAGACGGGATTGATATTGAAGTTGATACTGAAGATGTAGATAAATTCGTTGAGACCGTAAAAATGATAGCTCCAACTTTTGGAGGAATCAATTTAGAAGATATAAAAGCCCCGGAAGCTTTTGAAATAGAAAGAAGGCTAAAAGAAGAGCTTGATATTCCGGTAATGCATGATGATCAGCATGGAACGGCAATTATTTCTGCCGCAGCATTGCTAAATGCCCTTGAATTATCTGAAAAGAAAATGAGTGAGGCACGGATTGTAATAAGTGGCGCTGGTGCCGCAGCGGTATCTTGTACCAAATTGTATAAAGCTTTTGGTGCCAAAGCCGAAAATATTGTCATGTTAGACAGTAAGGGGGTTATTAGAAAAGATGCTGAAAATCTATCTGCTTCTAAAAAAGAATTTGCTACAGATAGAAAAATAGATACGCTTTCTGAAGCAATGGTAGATGCAGATGTATTTGTAGGATTATCTATTGCTGATATCGTTACGGCTGATATGTTACTGACAATGGCCAAAAACCCTATTGTGTTTGCCATGGCTAACCCTGATCCAGAGGTAAGTTATGATTTAGCAGTAAAGACCCGTAAAGACATCATTATGGCTACAGGACGGTCTGATCATCCTAATCAGGTGAATAATGTACTTGGTTTTCCTTTTATTTTTAGAGGCGCTTTAGATGTTCGTGCTACAACTATTAACGAAGAGATGAAAATGGCCGCTGTAAAAGCATTGGCCGATCTTACCAAGCAACCTGTTCCAGAGCAGGTAAATATTGCTTATGGGGAAACTAGGTTGACTTTTGGTAAAGAATATATTATTCCAAAACCTTTTGATCAACGTTTGATAGCTGAAATTCCACCAGCCGTAGCTAAAGCAGCAATGGATAGTGGTGTGGCTAAGAACCCTATTGATGATTGGGGCCGATACAAAGAGGAATTGTTACAGCGTTCTGGTAATGATAATAAGGTAGTGCGTTTGTTGCACAACCGGGCCAAAATGAATAAAAAACGTATTGTTTTTGCAGAGGCCGATCATTTGGATGTACTTAAAACAGCACAGATCGTTTATGAAGAAGGTATTGCAGAACCTATTCTTTTAGGACGAAAAGAAGTTATTCTTGAGCTAAAAAAGGAAATAGATTTTGATGCTGATATAGAAATTTTAGACCCGACTTCTAATGAGTTTGATGAAAAACATATTCGCTACGCGACCAAGTTTTGGGAAAGTAGAAAAAGAAGTGGTACTACACTTTATAGTGCTAAAATAAGAATGAGACAGCGTAACTACTTTGGTGCTATGATGGTGCTTGAAGGTGATGCGGATGGAATGATTTCTGGATACTCAAGAGCCTACCCAACAGTAGTAAAACCTATTTTTGAAGTTATAGGGAGAGCTTCGAACGTTAAAAAGGTATCTACGGTAAACATCATGATTACAGATAAGGGACCTTTGTTCTTGTCCGATACTTCTATAAATATTGATCCAAACGCAGAAGAGATCGCTGAAATAGCACAGAATGCAGCTAATGTTGCGGCTACTTTTGGTTTTGAACCTGTATTGGCGTTATTGTCTTATGCAAACTTTGGTTCATCTAGCCATCCTCATGCTAAAAAAGTAAGAGAAGCGGTTCGTATTTTACATGAAAGAAATCCTGATTTAATCGTTGATGGTGAAATCCAAACAGATTTTGCATTAAATAAAGAGTTATTACAGAGTCAGTTTCCTTTTTCTAAACTTGCTGGTAAAAAAGTCAATACCTTGATTTTTCCTAACCTGGAAGCGGCAAACATTACTTATAAATTATTGAAAGAATTGAACCAGGCGGATAGTATTGGCCCAATCATGGTTGGTTTAAGAAGATCAGTTCATATCCTTCAATTAGGGGCAAGTGTAGATGAAATGGTAAATATGACGGCGGTTGCGGTTATAGATGCCCAAGAAAGAGAAAAAAGAAAAAAAGCCAAATCAACAAAGGCTTAA
- a CDS encoding MFS transporter, producing the protein MNFIKKPSLSFWQIFNMNVGFLGIQFSFGLQQTAINPVFLFLGASEDMLPILNIAGPVTGLIIQPIIGAISDKTWSPRFGRRKPFFLIGAIIGSLCLFAFPLSPALWFAVGLLWILDVGNNMAMEPYRAFVGDKLPEKQLSLGYQMQSLFVGAGIVLANASIFLFQDWFSVDDVVDVAGSIPKWLYYSFFIGAFLSVATILWSVLKTPEIPPSEEEFEEIKAHKAMSFGQRFNMPFVEIAKAIKEMPSFMWKLSVVYLFQWYALFVYWQFITPLFMSTMGFNLSEAAAQSAKMSTTYNITTMIVALALVPLALKYGSKKIYAASLLGTGLALFAIPYISDSIYVLFPMVLFGIGWAAMMGIPYTMVAKIVPQDRRGVYMGILNMMIVIPMGIETVTFGPIFKNLLGGNAVNAILFAGTFFILASVFSLRLNVKADKEV; encoded by the coding sequence ATGAACTTTATTAAAAAACCTAGCTTAAGTTTTTGGCAGATTTTCAATATGAATGTAGGCTTTTTAGGCATTCAGTTTAGTTTTGGACTTCAGCAAACTGCAATCAATCCTGTTTTCCTGTTTTTAGGTGCTTCAGAAGATATGCTGCCTATTTTAAATATAGCCGGACCGGTAACCGGTTTAATAATTCAACCTATAATAGGTGCTATATCAGATAAGACCTGGTCACCTCGTTTTGGTAGGCGTAAGCCGTTTTTCTTGATTGGGGCCATTATAGGAAGTCTCTGTTTATTCGCATTTCCATTAAGTCCAGCGTTATGGTTCGCCGTAGGTCTACTGTGGATTTTAGATGTAGGGAACAATATGGCTATGGAGCCTTACCGTGCTTTTGTAGGTGATAAATTACCTGAAAAGCAATTAAGTCTTGGGTATCAAATGCAAAGTCTATTTGTAGGTGCTGGTATTGTTTTGGCTAATGCCTCAATTTTCTTATTTCAAGATTGGTTCAGTGTAGATGATGTTGTTGATGTGGCGGGTTCCATTCCAAAATGGTTGTACTATTCCTTTTTTATTGGTGCCTTCTTATCAGTAGCTACCATCCTTTGGTCGGTATTGAAAACACCTGAAATTCCACCATCAGAAGAAGAATTCGAAGAGATAAAGGCACACAAGGCCATGTCATTTGGTCAACGGTTCAATATGCCGTTCGTAGAGATAGCAAAAGCAATAAAAGAAATGCCTTCTTTTATGTGGAAACTTTCTGTAGTTTACCTTTTTCAGTGGTACGCCCTTTTTGTGTATTGGCAGTTTATAACTCCTTTGTTTATGAGTACAATGGGTTTTAATCTTTCGGAAGCCGCTGCTCAATCTGCAAAAATGAGTACTACCTACAATATTACAACTATGATTGTGGCGCTGGCTTTGGTTCCATTAGCCCTTAAATATGGAAGTAAAAAAATCTATGCGGCAAGCTTACTGGGAACCGGTCTTGCACTTTTTGCTATTCCGTATATTTCCGATTCAATCTATGTATTATTTCCAATGGTGCTCTTTGGTATAGGATGGGCCGCCATGATGGGTATACCTTATACTATGGTTGCCAAGATTGTTCCACAAGACAGGAGAGGGGTGTATATGGGTATTTTAAATATGATGATTGTCATTCCCATGGGAATAGAAACGGTAACTTTTGGACCTATCTTTAAAAACCTTCTAGGAGGTAATGCCGTGAACGCTATTTTATTTGCAGGTACGTTTTTTATTCTCGCCAGCGTATTTTCATTACGGTTAAACGTAAAAGCTGATAAGGAGGTATAA
- the queG gene encoding tRNA epoxyqueuosine(34) reductase QueG, whose translation MNSKEKYSELIKTEAKRLGFLSCGISKADFLEEEAPRLEKWLNNNMNGEMSYMANHFDKRLDPRLLVDGAKSVISLLLNYYPEELQGGETYKISKYAYGHDYHHVIKSKLRELQNFISDNIGEVGGRAFVDSAPVLDKAWAAKSGLGWMGKHSNLLTQQVGSFYFIAELIVDLDLEYDTRVTDHCGTCTACIDSCPTEAIVEPYVVDGSKCISYFTIELKNEIPTEFEGKFDDWAFGCDVCQDVCPWNRFSKPHKEPLFNPHPELLSMSKKDWEEITEDVFRKVFQKSAVKRTKFSGLQRNIKFLK comes from the coding sequence ATGAACTCCAAAGAGAAATACTCAGAACTTATTAAGACCGAAGCCAAACGCCTCGGTTTTTTGTCTTGTGGTATTTCCAAAGCCGATTTCTTAGAAGAGGAAGCACCTCGACTTGAAAAATGGCTCAATAATAACATGAACGGCGAAATGTCGTACATGGCCAACCATTTTGATAAACGACTAGATCCGCGTTTATTGGTAGATGGCGCTAAGTCCGTTATTTCTTTGTTGCTCAATTATTATCCTGAAGAATTACAAGGAGGCGAGACGTATAAAATATCTAAGTACGCTTACGGCCACGATTACCACCACGTTATTAAATCAAAATTGCGTGAACTTCAAAATTTTATCTCTGATAATATAGGCGAGGTAGGGGGTAGGGCTTTTGTAGATTCTGCTCCCGTACTGGATAAGGCATGGGCTGCAAAAAGCGGATTGGGTTGGATGGGTAAACACAGCAATTTACTTACCCAGCAGGTGGGATCCTTCTATTTTATTGCCGAACTTATTGTTGATTTGGATTTAGAATATGATACTCGTGTTACGGACCATTGCGGTACATGTACCGCCTGTATAGATTCTTGTCCAACGGAGGCCATTGTTGAGCCGTATGTGGTTGACGGAAGTAAATGTATTTCTTACTTTACCATAGAGCTTAAAAACGAGATTCCTACGGAGTTTGAAGGCAAGTTTGATGATTGGGCCTTTGGTTGTGATGTATGTCAAGATGTGTGTCCGTGGAATCGTTTTTCTAAACCTCATAAAGAACCATTGTTCAATCCACATCCTGAACTGCTGTCTATGTCGAAAAAAGATTGGGAAGAAATTACCGAGGATGTTTTTAGAAAGGTTTTTCAGAAGTCTGCCGTAAAACGAACAAAATTTTCAGGTTTACAGCGAAACATAAAGTTTTTAAAATAG
- the ruvB gene encoding Holliday junction branch migration DNA helicase RuvB has protein sequence MNEYLDAEGENFTPEEFDIERALRPISFDDFTGQEQVLENLKVFVEAANQRGEALDHTLFHGPPGLGKTTLAHILASELGVGIKITSGPVLDKPGDLAGLLTNLDERDVLFIDEIHRLSPIVEEYLYSAMEDYKIDIMIESGPNARSVQINLNPFTLIGATTRSGLLTAPMRARFGIQSRLQYYSTELLSTIVERSAEILKVEINQDAAIEIAGRSRGTPRICNALLRRVRDFAQIKGNGNIDMEISKYSLKALNVDAHGLDEMDNKILTTIIDKFKGGPVGITTLATAVSESAETIEEVYEPFLIQQGFIMRTPRGREVTDLAYKHLGRLKGGVQPGLF, from the coding sequence ATGAACGAGTACTTAGACGCCGAAGGGGAGAATTTTACTCCTGAGGAATTTGATATAGAAAGAGCTTTACGCCCCATAAGTTTTGATGACTTTACGGGTCAAGAGCAGGTTTTGGAGAATTTAAAGGTTTTTGTGGAAGCGGCCAACCAAAGGGGCGAAGCGTTAGATCACACTTTGTTTCATGGTCCTCCTGGTTTAGGTAAAACCACTTTGGCACATATTCTGGCGAGTGAATTAGGAGTGGGAATCAAAATTACTTCTGGTCCTGTTTTGGATAAACCAGGAGATCTTGCGGGTCTTCTTACAAATCTCGATGAACGCGATGTTCTTTTTATAGATGAGATCCACCGGTTGAGCCCGATTGTAGAAGAGTACCTGTATTCTGCCATGGAGGATTATAAAATTGATATCATGATTGAGTCGGGTCCTAATGCCCGGTCAGTACAGATAAACCTTAATCCGTTTACGCTTATAGGAGCCACCACCCGATCAGGGTTGTTAACAGCGCCTATGCGTGCACGATTTGGTATCCAAAGCCGTTTGCAGTATTATTCTACTGAGTTGCTTTCTACCATTGTTGAACGTAGTGCAGAAATATTGAAAGTAGAGATTAATCAAGATGCAGCTATTGAAATTGCAGGTAGAAGTAGGGGAACACCTAGAATCTGTAATGCCTTATTAAGAAGGGTTCGGGATTTTGCACAGATCAAGGGTAACGGAAATATAGATATGGAAATCTCCAAGTACAGCCTTAAAGCTTTGAATGTTGATGCGCACGGTTTGGATGAGATGGATAATAAGATCCTAACGACAATAATAGATAAATTTAAAGGAGGACCAGTGGGTATAACTACGCTGGCAACGGCAGTTTCTGAAAGTGCTGAAACTATTGAAGAAGTCTATGAGCCTTTTTTGATACAACAAGGTTTTATCATGCGAACACCACGTGGACGCGAAGTAACCGATTTGGCCTATAAACACCTAGGAAGGCTCAAAGGAGGGGTGCAACCCGGGTTGTTTTAA